The nucleotide sequence GCCATTTTAATGCTCCTGACGAATTAAGGGAACATGCCGAAATGCAAGTGGAGCGGTTCAAAAAGCATTTTGAACGCATTAACAATTGCTATATCGTTCTCACTCATGAAAACAGCATATTTACCACTGAAATAAATCTTCATATACCTCAACATGATTTATTTGCGAAATCATCATCTAATAATGGTTTTCAATCCATTGATGATTGTATCGAAAAAATAGATATTCAGATTGCAAAAATTGTTGATCGGTGGAAAAAACATCGGTAAGAATCTTTTTACTATATAAACTAATTTATTTTCTCGACACTTTGGAGTCTATTGGGAAGAGCACGTAATTTCTAGACTCCCTGTAAAAGAATTATTAAGGAATTCATTAATGAGCAAATTTGTATTTACATCTGAATCTGTTTCAGAAGGTCA is from Candidatus Neomarinimicrobiota bacterium and encodes:
- the raiA gene encoding ribosome-associated translation inhibitor RaiA, whose translation is MNIEFTARHFNAPDELREHAEMQVERFKKHFERINNCYIVLTHENSIFTTEINLHIPQHDLFAKSSSNNGFQSIDDCIEKIDIQIAKIVDRWKKHR